Part of the Subtercola frigoramans genome, TCTCGTGTCGTCGGAGGAGGGCACGAAGTCTCGCAAGCAGCTCGTCGATGTCGAAGGGCTTGGCGAGGTAGTCCTCTGCCCCCCGGTCGAGCCCCTCCACGCGATCGGCGGGGTTGCCGAGGGCAGAGAGGATGAGCGTCGGGGTGAGTACTCCGCTGCGCCGGAGCTTGGTCAGAACATCCAGACCCTCGATGAGCGGCAGGCCCCTGTCCAACAAAAAGAGGTCGAAGGGCTGGGTGAGGCCTTCGTGCAGGGCGCGTTGGCCGTCACGCGCCGAAACCACGTGGTACCCCTCGCTGGCTAGCAGCTCGCTGAGCATGGAATTCAGTCGCGCGTCGTCTTCAACGACCAGGATGCGCGGCTGATGTTTCATGCTCGAAGTATAGGGATCGCACTCGTGAGGTAAGGCTTGCCACCCTAGCGCCGGGGCGGCGGGCTGTCTATCGTGTGAGTCATGACGACAGCATCTGCCGAGCAATCCGCGTTCAGCCAGCAACCCGACGAGCCGCACAGCGGCAGCATGGCCGGGCGGCTGAACTGGCTCCGCGCGGGTGTTCTCGGTGCGAACGACGGCATCGTCTCGGTCGCGGCGATCGTGGTCGGTGTCGCCGGTGCTGGCGCTTCGACTCCCGCGATTCTTGCCGCCGGAACCGCCGGGCTCGTCGGTGGTGCCATCTCGATGGCCCTCGGTGAGTACGTCTCGGTCAGCAGCCAGCGCGACAGCCAGCACGCCCTCATCGCCAAAGAACGCCAGGAGCTGATCGACGACCCCGAGGGTGAACTCCAGGAGCTCGCCGCCCTCTACCAGTCCGAAGGGCTGTCGGCCGACACGGCCATGAAGGTCGCAACAGAGCTGACGGCGAAAGACGCCCTCCGCGCCCACCTCTCGATGGAACTCAACATCGACGAAGCCGACGTTGCGAGCCCCTGGGCCGCTGCCGGGGCCTCGGCGCTGGCCTTCGTCATCGGCGCGATCCTGCCGTTCCTCGCGATACTGCTGCCTCCGGAGAACGTGCGAGTGCCCGTCACATTCGTTGCGGTGATCCTGGCGCTCGCGGCCACGGGCATCATGGGCGCCCGCCTCGGAGGGAGCCCGGTTCTGCGGGCCACCTTCCGAGTGGTGATCGGTGGCGCGGCGGCTCTCGTCGCGACATTCGGCATCGGCCTGCTGCTCGGCACGACCGGCGCGGTCTGATCGACGCCTGAACCGATCCTGACGGGAGTTGTGAACGGGCGCGATCCTCGGCCTGAGAGCTGTAACTGAAGTCATGTACAGGATGCCCGTGGTCAGTGCGGCTCAGTCGAGACGGCGTTACGCAACCACGGCGTGATCAGAAGCTCTCCATTCGCATCCACCGTCAGTACCTCGACGCCGAACTGCTCGGTCGCGAGGTCTGAGGTCTGCTGGCCGCCCGAGAGGATGGCGGTCGCCAGAACGTCGGCCGTGACGATGTCTGGGGCGAGAACGGAGACCTGGCTGAAGCTCTGCCGGGCATCCGTTCGCCAGACGTGCTCGCCTCGCTCGGCGGTTCCCGAGGTGGCCAGGGCTGCGCGGGTCTCGTCGAGTTCGAAGCTGCAGAGCAGTACGGTGCGATCGAGGGGGTCGACGATGCCGACCCGCCAGGCGTTCTTGCCGCTCTCGGTGTCGCCGACGCGGGCCAGCACATCGCCGCCCGCATTGAGCAGCCAGCCAGCGCTGCCGGCCGCATCGAGAATCTCACCCGCAGCCTCGATGGCCAGCGCCTTGACGATGCCCGAGAGGTCGATCACTCCGTCTGGCCGATGTGCGGTGAAGGCCCCACCCGTGGCGTTGCGCCAGTGCACTGCACGTTCGTAGGCGTCGCGCACCGCTTCGCTGCTGTGTGTCAAGGTCAGCTCACCGCGAGCAATCCGCGAGAGTTCTGACGCGGGGTTGTAGAGGCTGAACGTCGTGTCGGCCGTTCTGAATACGTGCTCGACGTCGTCGAGAATCGAGCGGGCAACGCTGCCCTCATCGAATCGCAGGCTGACCACCGTGCCCATCGTCTCGAAGACGTGCTGCATCAGAGCCCGGCCTGGTCGAGGGCAGACTGTACCGACTGCAGGTACCCGTCGCTGGTGTAGGTTGCCCCGCTCACCGAGGCGACGTTCGCCGACTGGGCAGACAGCACTTCACTCCGCAGCACCGGAGCTGCCCTCGCGCTGATCTGCACCGATCGCCCGCCGTCGTCCGTCAGCTTCAGTGCCGTGACCTCGGTGATCTTTCCGCTGTTCACGGTGATCTGCACCTGGATCGTGCCGTACCGCGTGCTGATCAGCGAGCCGGTGAAGTTCTGGTCGACAGCAGTAGGCGCAGGCGCGGGCGCAGGTGCTGCTGCGGCAGGTGAAGGGGCGGCGGATGCTGCAGGAGCCTCTGCCGCAGCGCTCGGTGTCGCGGCAGCAGTTGCCGGCGTCGCCGGCCCAGCGGTCTGCGCGGGCGTCGGCGTAGCCGTGGCCTTCGGTGCAGCGCTCGCTGCGGTACTCGGCGCGGCGCTTGCCTTCGGCGTGCCCCCCGCCGACGCGGGCGCGGCATCCGAAAGCGTGGTCGTCGCGGTGTCGTGCACACCGATCTGCCAGCCGACGGCCAGCACCGCCGCCGATGACACGATCGACCCGAAAACCGCTCTCTTTCTCACGAGTCAAACCTTTCCAAGTGGATCTGCCGGGCGGGCAGCCCGGCCGCACGGGCATCCCGAACCACCAGGTCGGCCCAGTTCTGCGGGCCGCAAATATAGAGGTCGGATTCGTGCAACTGCGGGAAGACCGATTCGAGCGACACCCCATTGGCGTAGGCCGACGCCGACATCCAGGTCTGCGCCTGGTGTGGCCGCTTGCCGACCATCGAGAACGCCGCAGACCCCGAATTCGTCGCCAAAGTGGCAATTTCGTTCCAGAGGTATTGCTGCGATTCGTCTGAGGCGCGCAGCAGGATCGTCGCCTCGCCCGCGCGCAGCCGGGCATGCTCGAGCATCGCGCGCACCGGGGTGATACCGATCCCAGCGGTGATCACGGCCAGGTACGGCGCCGTTCGGGCCGTGTCGGTGAAGACCCCGTACGGCCCCTCGATCGAAACGAAGGTACCCGGGCGCAGTCGGCTGATGCGCGCAGTGCCCTTACCGAGGTCGCGCACCGTGATGCGGGCCGAGTTCGCCGTCGGCATCGCCGAGAACGAGATGGGGTGCGCGTGCCACCACGTGCGGCCGCTCCAAAATCTCCAGACCGCGTACTGGCCGCCCTTCACCTCGAGTCTCTCGAGCTGCTTGCCCGAGAGCTGGATCGACAC contains:
- a CDS encoding response regulator transcription factor, with the translated sequence MKHQPRILVVEDDARLNSMLSELLASEGYHVVSARDGQRALHEGLTQPFDLFLLDRGLPLIEGLDVLTKLRRSGVLTPTLILSALGNPADRVEGLDRGAEDYLAKPFDIDELLARLRALLRRHETTVPTLRVPGGALETEARTVSLASGEVVALSEREADLLERLARRPEQVFERVDLLDSVFPDADDEGVVDTYVHYLRKKLGRGCIVTVRGIGYRLGSVS
- a CDS encoding VIT1/CCC1 transporter family protein; translated protein: MTTASAEQSAFSQQPDEPHSGSMAGRLNWLRAGVLGANDGIVSVAAIVVGVAGAGASTPAILAAGTAGLVGGAISMALGEYVSVSSQRDSQHALIAKERQELIDDPEGELQELAALYQSEGLSADTAMKVATELTAKDALRAHLSMELNIDEADVASPWAAAGASALAFVIGAILPFLAILLPPENVRVPVTFVAVILALAATGIMGARLGGSPVLRATFRVVIGGAAALVATFGIGLLLGTTGAV
- a CDS encoding FAD:protein FMN transferase, translated to MQHVFETMGTVVSLRFDEGSVARSILDDVEHVFRTADTTFSLYNPASELSRIARGELTLTHSSEAVRDAYERAVHWRNATGGAFTAHRPDGVIDLSGIVKALAIEAAGEILDAAGSAGWLLNAGGDVLARVGDTESGKNAWRVGIVDPLDRTVLLCSFELDETRAALATSGTAERGEHVWRTDARQSFSQVSVLAPDIVTADVLATAILSGGQQTSDLATEQFGVEVLTVDANGELLITPWLRNAVSTEPH
- a CDS encoding FMN-binding protein translates to MRKRAVFGSIVSSAAVLAVGWQIGVHDTATTTLSDAAPASAGGTPKASAAPSTAASAAPKATATPTPAQTAGPATPATAAATPSAAAEAPAASAAPSPAAAAPAPAPAPTAVDQNFTGSLISTRYGTIQVQITVNSGKITEVTALKLTDDGGRSVQISARAAPVLRSEVLSAQSANVASVSGATYTSDGYLQSVQSALDQAGL